tatatatatatatgtatgtatatatatatatatgtatgtatatatatatatatatatatatatatatatgtatatatatatatatgtatatatatatacatatatatatatacatatatatatatatacatatatatatatatgtatatatatatacatatatatatatatgtatatatatatacatatatatatatatgtatatatatatatatatatatatatgtatatatatgtatatatatatatatatacatatatatatgtatatatatatatgtatatatatatacatatgtatatatatacatatatatatatatatatacatatacatgcatatatacacacacacatatatgcatgtatatatatatatttatatatatataatctttttaccaaattatatatatatatatatatatatatatatatataacgaatTTAAAAAGACTTGGCAACCTCAAACAtttaacaaaattatatatatatatagtcttttttccaaattatatatatgtatatatatatatagagcgaatttttaaaaaaatcataattttaaaagttttctttcataacttaaaaaaaattcttgtaaaatatatttttttaaaataaccaTACTATATTTATCAATAGCGGTGGCAGGTGGCAATAGTGGATCCAATAAGGTGTTCTTTttacataatatataatataatattaagaaTTAAAGTTATATAATTACCTCTTTGACATTGATGATAGACCTTCATTTAATATGCTATTtgcttataatattattttaattgataacttaaatattatgaattttaaaCTCGACTTGTAAAAATGGCTTAACAAGATTCATGGATCAatcatattattaaattaaattatgatgttatttttttatacaaaaataaaacaCAATTGTTAAGTTGCTTTACAAAGCCAATTGTTGGACTCTCAAGTAGCATGCATAAAAATATTGTGTAAATGGAATTCAAAATTGATGTGTGCATATGGAATTAGCATGAATGATGacgaaatatatatatgtatatattatccatatataataaGATCCTCAATTTATCCCTTCTATCAAAcattcattcaagaaaattcaatCTAACCATTAAATCATAATAAACGACTActtctaattttaaatattatatatatatatatatatatatatatatatatatatatatacatatatatatatacatatacatatatatatatacatatacatatatatatatacatatacatatatatatatacatatacatatatatatatacatatacatatatatatatacatatacatatatatatatatatatatatatatatatatatatatatatatatatatatatatatatataatgatgttgtGTCAAATTTATTTACGGAAGGTTTAAGGTTCGAAACCTTATTcaacatattaaaattattaattagctTAGTCGATAAAAATTGATAATTCATGAACTCAAATCTTATCTTAAACATCATCATAATCATAAATTTAAGAATTACCCGTAAAAGCCCAGTGACACTTAAGTAATCAGTACTAACTAGAAAAGCATATAtgcaaatattattttaaaaataatttacatatgataaacaaaaaaaaggcAAGCATGGAAATCATTATCTTTCAAATATAGATTAACGGGGAAAATAATGAGAAAAACATTATACTACCAAGTCACCTAGCCCAAGACTACCTAGACAATGATGTGAGTAGAAGAACCTGCACCCATCCCATGCGGAAGTCATCAGGAGCATGATCCATTGACCCCTACCTGCCTTAATCTTTGGGAGGGTCGCACGAGCCAATCACAGGGTGCATTAATCCCACGCAACAAAGCCTATCCTCCCTTCTCCCCTTCATGGATTACTTGTCACAAGTAATCTATCATCCCTTGTCGATCATGATTTCAAGAAGGTTTGCACGCTTGGTGACAAAAGGCATTAATCTCATACGGCGTGAGCCAATTcccctttttccttttttgtcttAATCTGCTCTCACTATTTTCTCGCACACGACATCCTCTGACATGTGAATTGAAAATTTTCGATGGACTTCTAATGGAGATCGAGATCCAATTGGCATCTTAGTACGATCTTGAGAGACTCGACtaatcatactaagcccaaatGGTAGGTAACGTTTGCCAATCATAACTTCTTATGATTCTTGTCCTATTCGACCTTCAAACTATcatggccttgagggactcgaccaaccatgatgttcgattaagttaacatcatcattataagataagtttgatttgatgatatactctcgagggactcgatcaagcatAACGTGTCATAGGCAAGATCTCAAATCTCAACATATGTGAGTTTCaagtgactcaaccaactcaacctatttcgaaaaataatttttacataTAATGAAGGAAAGTCACGTGGGTTAATTTAATCACTTATgtttactaacttaatattattattagagACGTTTTTGGATTTAACATGGTCTTGTAGTTAAATATATCAtgccacacatatatatttacatcgcacacaaatatatatatctagtagatgtagaaatatatatcatatatataaatacacatccacactaaatgatcatggaccataacctagtgtgattaggcctgagccaaaAGACATGATCATGTACATAAAAATCTATGTGTGTCTTAACGTATCTCTATGCCTAGTGATCATCAATCTTGTCTCATTGGTCCCGCTGGCATCTCGACGTATCTCCATGCTCGACAAACATCCGTCTCATCCGCGCAAGTTCTGCTAGCACCTCCACACTCCCACTACGCTATCTCATgcaattacaacttaattataggcacgcaAGCCCAAAAATATACATATCATGTAAATGAGAAACATTGATCTTATCAAAGGGAGGTATATCACCGAGGGAGATAAAAATATATGTTAGAtataattagagagagagagagagggaggcttGCGGaccataataataatcatataacaTCATCACACATGGCCCATGATCATGTTtctatatcatacatcacatgtatatgcatatatatatatataagactaattaggtaaaattaattaaattatttaattaatactTGAATTAActctaatttaatttaaaaattctaTAGAATCTACTACGGCAAAGTGCCCCTAACAGCCTAACTTCCTTGGGCGGCCAAGGAATCCCTGGTCGGATAGGAACCCCTGGTCTCCAGGGTCTCCCTTGCTAGCCACAAGGTTGTGCTCAGCCTAACTGAGAACAACAAGTACTATTCTCCACCAATGCTATAGGGTTGCAACACTTGCTGCTCTTTTTCCTAGTTTCCTATCAACTGTTTTGATGACAAACTAATGACCGATGGAACTTGTTAAGTGCCGGACCAAATGCAGTTTAAATATGCGATCGGTAAAAAATGCAACTGCTTTATGCAAAAATCGATTCTATGCGATTCAACACAAGATGCACTTAATAATCAATCTTCACACGAGTAACCTGACTCTAATACCATAGTTAAGAAACCGCAGAGAGCATTACATGCatagttaaaaataaaaattgaaattAGTTTCCCAAAACAGATTTATtaaatcatcgtgcgaagatcagGAGTAAAAAACTTGAAAATGACAAAACTAGATAATTGCATAAAGTGGTTGAGACATTCTTACGGGCATCGACAAGAGCATGATCTACCGACTCTTGTCCACCTCAATATCCGGGAAGGTCACATGAGCCAACTGCAGGGTGCATAATCCCTGGCAGTAAGGCTAATCCCCCTTTCTCCCCTTGTTGGGCCACTTGTCGTAAGCGATCTATCATCCCCTATTGACCATGATTTCAGGAAGGTCCGATAGAAGGCTTTAATCCTAGGTGGTGTAGCCTAATTCCCAtttttcctctttccggatgTCGAGCATAGAGGACCATCCCCTACTTATCCTAGATAGGCTTCAGTCCTTGCAAACGACACCCCTATAGTCATCCTTTTTTGACACTACCCATAGAAATGTGTGTCCATCGACGTCAACATAAATGTGCCCCTATAGGACACAAGGGGGGACACTAACCAATGGTCAATCTCACTCCATCAGCCACTCAGATATAAAAGCCAACCCCCAAAGCTTAAAACCGTGATAGcttgatcatttttttaattttcaattaaCTTTACCATCGGAGGGATCGGATTGGGAGCATCCCCCAACGCTGATCATTTGTACAGAAACCTTAGCGAGATTAAAACGCACCTCGAGGTAATATCAAATCTACCTCTGCCAAACAAGTGATGCCTCAGTTTTTTATTAGTCGAGTATGATGCTCCCTTCTCCAATCTCATGTCGTGATCCCTTGTGGATCCTGAAGTTTGCGTCTTTGGAATCGAACCAAAACCCTAACATCATCAAGTCAACAATAGAGAGCAAAAAAGAATAAACAATTTCATTGTGGTTTCTTCTCTCATGAGTTACCTAATGAATCATGAGAACCTTAAGTGTTGAACTTGTCATATAACATGTGCTTCTTACCCTAACATCATAGAAGGCTTGTGTGTAGCCAATCCCAGTCATTTCAATCCAACGACACCTAAATTTAATTTAGATACAtctttcaaaataaatatttttttataaatgtacTATTTAAGTGATGAACCTAATCGCCATAAGTCTTAAGTGATCAAATTCAaatcacaaagaaaaaaaaatctcatcatCATAAATTTTTATGTCTCGCACACACCATGAATCAATCATCCTATCCGAATCCTGACGCATCATCCAATTTCTATATTATCTAAGCAAGGTGTAACCAGTCGCGTGATTCAGAGTTGATCATGTCAAGCTCTCATTAGGCGACATCGTGAGGCCATTCATTTGACCCGTTTTGCATTAGCATCTTACTCGATCGATAGGGAACGTCGACAACGGGTGATGGCGACGTGACCTCTTTAAACCCTTTCACCTGCTGATACTTGACTCGTATTATTCTTCCAATCGAGGACACGTTTCATCGTCTCTTGATGTGACGGCAATGCACATTTCGGTCACATTAAGTTATCAATATAAGAGCGAGTCACATATGTTATTTAATGTAATCGAATGAGTTTAATATCAATGAGTCCAAACTCGTGAATTGCGTGAATCACAAGGCCTACCGTACGTCCCACTGTTGTTCTTTTTGGACTACAATTCATGCTGTTAGCCAACCTGTATCCAATTCAGGATCTTAAATCATATATATTTTGCAGATAGTATACCTTTTTCCTCTGCTTGTCAGTAGGAAGAATATATACATCTTCTGCCTCATCAGCATAAACCAACAGAAAACCCTAATGTTTGGATGAGAGTTGATCAAGGAATGCAACCCACACACATATATTCTTCATCTCAGTGTCACCATGGTGTCTCTCCCTGCAAAACTGCTCTCACACGTccgtttcatcatcatcatcatctgggTGCCAACCACTCTCTCATGATCTTATTTATTGTCTCCCTCAAGTATCATCCACCAGCCACACCAAATGCCACTAGAGTTGCAGGCTCTCTTTTGGAAAAGTGAAGCAACTCTTCATTTCTTTTCCTACTAAAAGGTGAATCAATCCGTCTGACAGCAACTCTGTCAGCAATCTCATGACCTGCTCGATTGATTTCCTTTTCAGCACAACCAACGTCCCtgcagaaaaagagagagagagagagggggggggggggggggggtcagtGGTTCTCCAGAGGGTCTGAGGAGCGCACATTGGTGTCAGCGGTGGGTTCGATGATCCATGTACGGGGGAGCAGCGCCATGACAGGGGCACCTGCGGTCTTTGCTCCCCTCAACGTGGGCTCTTCttccacagcagcagcagcagagggggagggggagggggagggggaggaggaaggagcagcagcagcagcagccgggcCGGCGGGCCCCGGCACTTGAATCCAACCAGGTGCGCCTGCTGGTGGTCCTCCACCCCGCACCACCACCGTCTCCCTCATCCTCATCGTCCTCCCCCTGTACGCGACCACGCTCACATCCGTCCTCCTCACCATCATCAGCTGTCTTGTCTCGCCACCAAGCAAAGCTCCATCGCCCCCGCTTGGACGTGGCGGACTTACCACCGCCCGTCCCCAACCCATGCTGGTTAAGGATAAGCACGTGACCCGAATCAAAGTGTCAACCCGGGTCGGACCATATCCCTACCGTCCCACTATGTTCCTTAAGTCGGACGTACTCAACCGCCTCTGAGGCCACCAGCACACGAAGCACACTCATATCACGCAGAATTAATATCACTATTACGTCTTCACATGAAGGCTGCCACATGCACGTACGACACGAGGAAGTGGGCCAGACTCCATCCACGTTGGTTCGGTGGGTGGCCCCGGGATGCTACATCATTGTTTTGCGTGCCCCTCCCCTTCTCTTCGCACCATTCGCGCACACGTGAATCGTCGTCTTTTCTCCCGCGAACCGACCCAACAAAAGCAAGCCTCTTAATTACGATGGCGCTTTGACCGGGCGCGATCGGCGTATCATGCTGCTTACAGACCACGTATCTATTTAATTGAGTCAGTCAAATCATGCACCATTAAAATAATGGACGAGGATACCATGACACTGATTAGCCGCCTAAATTAACCGATCCGAGGACTTTATTTTGTTTGTCTCCGTAATGACCAGCAGAATAAAATAATGAAGCAACGATTAacttgtgatttgagaaggtagACTTACTTAATCATTAACGTATAATCTCCATCATTGTCCTATAATTACCTACCAGCAGTCTGGAGGCAAACGCCATCACGCACGGCGTTGTTTGCTTGCTTCCGCTGCAGCGACCCACCAAACCCCGTAAACGTCTGACACGGATCCCGTTACCGTTATCAGCTTTAACCCGATCCGGTCCCGGGTGGGAAAAAAGGGCGGGGGGGTTAACTGAACCCGGGGTGCTGGGCGGTGGTGGGGTTGGCGTGGGACCCGGTCCTGCCGCGCTCCATTGGCCGAGGTCAGGGAAGCGGGGCCCACCTGGCTTGGGCAGTGCGCGAGAGCTGTCGGCTCGGGAAGTAGCACGCGTGGGACCCGCCCTCGCTGACCCACCGTCCTCGTCCGCGGCTtcgatctattattattatttttatcgttGTTTATTACAGGCCTTACCCCCCACCAACCCGCCCatcgtttttacttgcaaaaaggtcTTCCCACGGGTATCGGCAACCCACCGCCCGATGGACGGCTGAGGTCAGACCACATGGTTCGCATCCCCCTGTCGCGAAAAGTCTCGTGACGCGCCCACGGCCACAGAGTCACATGCTACAGCCCTCGCAGTCGGCCGCCGCGACCTACTCCATGGCCTTCCCAATCAGCTGCGTCGAACGACACAGCATACAGTACGCATAACACGCAATCGCGCCGCTCGACGGTTTCCGAACGCGAAGACGTTATGAGATTGGAAGGACGCTGTCTGATCTGGGGCAGCAAAGGCCCGAGAACGGGGAAACGGTCCGTTATCTCGCGCGAATAGCCCGACGAAACGTGGCGGGGGTTACTTTCGGCACATCATGAGCTCGCGGGCCGCGTTACGCTCACCTTCCCGGTATCAGCACCACCTTCTTATGACGCCCTCGCGGGCTCCACTACCACCCAGTGGCTTCTCGAAACGTGTCCTCCTCGGAGGCGGGGACCACGGGGGAGGAATATAcgatttaattttaatataactGTGTGACGGGAGTAAAAGGTggtattatttttaatttcaggAGGCTGTCCGATAATAGCACGACATGGGAGCAGCGGCATCGGGGGCGAGACGGGCAAGCGCGACGCCGTCTCCTCATTTCCACATCTGTGGAGGGGCTCAACTAACGGAGCCCTGACGGCCCCCGGGGGAACCGGGTTAAGCTACCTCGTACGTTCTAGCGCAGGACATCCCTGCAACTACTATCTTCCAATTCGGATCACCACCCTCCATTCCCGTGAATTCTGCTCTCAGTGCATTAGGTAGAGCGAGCGGACGGCTGATTTGTACTTTGGTAGATGGACAGGATCATTTATACAGCGGTCGACGATAGTACGAAGTTTCTCTGCTCTCTTCTTTGGTCTCTTGGCTCGAAAGAAAAGAAGGGGAGATAAAAGAGAGACACAGAGGGGGAGTAATATTGGGGAGAAGCGATCGGTGGAGTAAGTGGAAGGGGAAGTAGAAGGGTTATTGAGGGGGGCGGTGATCTCTTTGATTAGGTCGTCCGCGTCTCTGTCGGTCTGGGATCGTGGGTGTTGTTCGGGGGGCTTCGATTAGGGTTTATGATGGGTTACTTGGGTTGGATCGGTGGTGGATGACGCAATTGTGGAGTCGAGATGGATTCCGGTGAGCTCGGAGGGGGGCTGATGGCGTCGTCGGAGTTGTCGGTGAAGGGGAGCAGCGGAGGACAAGGGCAGAGTTTGTCATCGGGGTGCAGCGAGATGCACGAGGGTACGTCGGTCAAGGTCGGCGGAGACGCCGAGGGGAGCCTGGGATTTTCGGGCGGTGCTGTGTGCGGGAAAGGTGGGTATCATCCCTGATCTCCGGATGTGGCCGGAGGTAATGTAATTATTGTGGTTATTGGTGTAAGGTTTTGGTTTTGATTATGACGTGATTTTTACTGTACATTCAGAAGATGCGTTGTACACTGAGCTATGGCTCGCATGCGCCGGTCCTCTGGTGACGATTCCCAGAGTTGGAGAGAAGGTCTTCTACTTCCCACAGGGGCATATAGAGCAGGTTCGCGATGGGAATTTTCATGAAAGCTCCAATATTTTGCTCGAATTCGTCCCAAAATTTCTGAATCGGCTTCCTCCTTATCGTTCTCCTTATTTCTCCATCTTTGTTTGCGTTCTCGTGAAGGTTCTCATTGTGTTCAATTTTTGCTGCTCTTTTTTGACGTTTTAGGTGGAAGCGTCCACAAATCAAGGGGCGGACCAGCAGATGCCAGTGTACAATCTACCATGGAAGATCCTTTGCCGAGTGATGAATGTCGACCTGAAGGTGCTCtcatgaaatccctctttttttttttgttgtcgtGTGTTTGTGACGTATACGGAGAACTAcagatttctccccttttttctgATTCTCATCTTTAAAGAGTGAAACTCTGTTAATAGGCTGAGCCGGACACCGATGAAGTATTTGCTCAGGTGACTTTGCTCCCTGTTTCAAAGGTATCTCTTcaaagcttaagcattttggctaACTCCAAATTGTTCACTGTGGATACTGTTAAGCCTTGAAGAGAGTAATTAGTTGAATTTTAACAAAACGGCTGTTACTTCAGCTAGATGAAAACACCGTGGAGAAGGAGATGCTTTCGACTCCTCCGCCACGGCCTCATGTGTATTCTTTCTGCAAGACGCTGACCGCATCGGACACGAGCACCCATGGTGGGTTCTCGGTGTTAAGACGGCATGCTGATGAGTGCCTTCCTCCGCTGGTAAGGTTTTAAGACTGTCTTTTCCCCTCGAGTATGTTTTGACTTTTTGTTGATTATTTGGTTGGTGATCAGGACATGAGCAGGCAGCCGCCAAGTCAAGAGCTGGTGGCGAAGGATTTGCATAGAGTGGAATGGCGCTTCCGCCACATTTTTCGGGGTATCCTAATTTTATAGCATGTACACTTGGTCCTATTTGTAGTTTGATTATGGCTTTTGTATCCTCTTTTTGTTGATAATTCTTCTGAATTTATGGCTCATCGACTTCTAAATCGCTCTGTATATCATAAAAAATGTTTTTGCCCGCCTTGGTTACCAAATAGTCATGGGCTTTGTATCAGAAGTATATATCCATAATTAAttatttgaaaatgtgcatactgCAAAGGTGGCATGCTGTTGGATTGTCATGAACTGGTCTTCTTTCAACTAAATTTTGTAGATGGCCAATATGTTGGagtattgagatttgtacattgtaAACTATATCGCAATGAAATGTATATTTTTGTTAAACAATGTATGGTTAATCTGAAAGCTAAATATATctgttttttttaatcttatggtCGTTACCTTGTCCACCTGATAAGACATAATATCTGCGGACCCGATAATCTGCTCCATTGTCTTTAAACAGGTCAACCACGAAGACACCTGCTTCAGAGTGGATGGAGTGTCTTTGTTAGTTCTAAGAGGCTTGTTGCTGGGGATGCCTTTATCTTTCTAAGGTCTTTTATTGTTCCTGCCCTACCTGACATATTCAACTCCTAGTATCATGCACTAAGTAATTGCTACATGGTTAGCAGAGGGGAGAATGGTGAACTTCGTGTTGGAGTGAGACGTGCAATGAGACAGCAAACTAATGTTCCATCTTCGGTTATATCAAGTCACAGCATGCACCTGGGAGTCCTTGCAACAGCATGGCATGCTGTCAACACTGGGACGATGTTTACAGTGTACTACAAACCACGGTTTGTcgcctatgttttttttttcattgcattatttCACTCATAATAAGGCATACAATGTAAaacattaatttggatcttggaaAGAAAGTTTACAAGGGTGGGAAAAAACTCATTACCTTTCTAGCAACTTCTGGTGATTGTAGTACGAACCAATAAGGTACTTCAGCTACATGTTCCTTTTGTTTATGTGACAGGACTAGTCCATCAGAGTTTATTGTTCCTTTTGATCAATATGTGGAGTCTATCAAGAGTAACCATTCTGTAGGGATGAGGTTCAAAATGAGATTTGAAGGTGAAGAGGCCCCAGAACAGAGGTATCAATAATCTATATTTTCAATTTACTCTAGGCATAAGGTTACTTTAGCAGTATCTCGAGTTAGATGATATAATCTTTTCTGATCTACACAATTTTTTGTGCCTAAAGGTTCACGGGAACTATTGTCGGCATAGGAGATGCTGATCCAAGTAGGTGGCCTGGTTCAAAATGGAAAAGCCTCAAGGTAACTTATTATGACTGTTGATATTATTCCTTGTACTAAATTGACTGACTGCATTTCAAATTTTAGGTGCGGTGGGATGAGCCATCTTCAATTCCTCGTCCAGAGAGGGTTTCTCCCTGGAAAATTGAGCCTGTTCTTACACCTCCCCTCAATCCCCTTCCCATGCCTAGGACAAAAAAGCCACGAACAACCTCATTTCCTTGTTCCCCTGACTCATCTGTTCCTAAAAGAGAAGGTAAAGAATGATTGGTAGGACTTCAATATTACAACTATCATGATGCATGTAAAACGAAATTAAATAATGTGACATGCTACTTAGATGCTGCTCCTAAAGTCACTGCAGAGCCTTCCCAATCATATGGAGCACCAAGGGTCTTGCAAGGTCCAGAGATGATGACCTTGAGAAGTTCTTATGCTGATAGTAATGAGTCAGGTGCAACTCACAAGCCAGTAGTATGGTCAATGAATGATGAAGAGAAAAATGATGTTCCTACTCGGAGAAGATTGGGATCAGATAGCCGGATGCTTATAAAAAGACATGAGCAAACATATAATGGGATATTTTCAGGATACTGCCCTCCTGATTCAAGTGGATTTCAGACGCCATTTTTTGAGCCGACTCCAGGCGATAAGAATATTTTAAAGCCTCACTTTCAAGTTCAAGAGGCCAAACATAACTATTCTCCTGGCTCATGGTCCTTGATTCCTCCAAATTCGAACTTTGGAATGAGTGACCACAACTTTAAGACAACTGCACAAATTGGTGAGGTGTCTTATCAGAAAGCTGGAAATTGTAGATATGGCACACGGGGATTTTTTTCTGAACTTCAAAGTTTAGGAAGCATTCAAAATTCACCTAATTGGTTTACACATTTGCTGCCGGATTCTCAAATAGAGAACATGGCACAACCTAGGGTTATGAAACCTCTACCTCTGTTACCATCACAAACTGATGTGGCAAAGCCGAAAGCAAATAGTGGGTACAAGCTATTTGGGTTTCACCTGAACAGCAATCCAGTAATATCTGAATCAGTTATGCCACGGAGCAACTCAGCAGACATCCTGATGCCACATAGCCATCCAGAAGCAGCATTGCCCCATCAGCAAGGCTTAGAGGTTGACAAACACTCTGAGTCAACTGTAACTGAAAGGTTGGTTGGTGCAGCACCAACAAATGGTGAAACTGAAAAACTTATTCACGTTTCTCCACGGACTCCTCAAGATTTCCAGAACAAACTGCAAAATGGTTCAACTAGGAGTTGCACAAAGGTAATCCTTTTGAATTGCACAAATGTagtatatttttttcttcttaatcaATGTTAGATCATGCTTCTAGTCATCTTTTGGCTACCGTCATCACCCTTGACATAGTGTGTTGCCTAGTTGATTTCTACCGTGCATTATATCTATCTTTTAGGTTACAATTTGCTTATATTGACAATGGCAAAAGGTTAATTTTCTTCAAAAGACTGGTCTCTTTGCACCAACAGTCTGCTTCATGAAACAAGTTCTGGGGCTTAAGGATCTTTAGATTTTGATTTAACATTTATGAAGATCACTGTAAGTCAGAAGTTTGATATAGCAAGGGTTTTGACCAAGTGTTTACATTTCAGGTGCATAAGCAAGGTATTGCTCTTGGTAGATCTGTTGATCTCACCAAGTTCAATGGTTATGATGAATTGATTGCCGAATTAGATCGCATGTTTGAATTTGAGGgtgcactagtgtctcccaacaaaAGCTGGTTGGTTGTGTACACTGACAATGAAGGTGATATGATGCTTGTTGGAGATGATCCTTGGAAGTAAGTATTCGTATTTACTCTTTTTTCGGCTTTTCTTCATTTTGGAAGAGCTTAATTTCTAGGAAGCTCACTTGCTGCTGATTGCAGAGAGTTCTGTAATATGGTTCATAAGATATACATCTACACTCGAGAGGAGGTCCACCGGATGAACCCAGGAACACTAAGTTCTAGAGTTGAAGAGAGTCCAGCCACTTCTGACGGAAGAATAGCTGGCAAAGAACCGAAGGGCCCTGTGCCTGCTGCTAATTTTGAGAATTCTGAAAGGTGTCCAAGTATTGGCACGGTAAGTGGATTTCTGAGCGTCTGCCAAAACAAAGTGTGGTCCTTTCAGAACTTACCTTTTATCAAATAACGTGGGGCCATCCCTACCTTTCGGTTCTCAGAATTAAAGTAGTTCCATTAAATATTTGAAGTTAGTTTAAGGTGCAGTAGTGTTTTCCTTGCTCTTTGAGCTTTAATATCATACTAAAAACTCTACCTCATTGATCGATCATTATATATCATGACGATGACAAAAGATACCCCCATATATGACATACTTTGGATCATCTTTTTGGGTTTCGGATGATTAGAACTGAAAGGGACTCATCTTTCTTGTCTGTCTATTGCACTGTGCAGGCTTTTTGAAGATGTTAAGCCAAAAAAACTGGAACGTTGAAGATAGCTTTTTGTGGTGGGTCCAACTTATGAAATGCTTTATGCTTTGGTAAGCCCCCATCTTTGTCCTTGTGCTTGCTGCTGGGGGCTTGGAACCTTTCTTATTTCCTACAGTTTTGGTGGTGCTGTAATTTTTTGCTTACAAAATCCCTTGTGGTATATATACCGGATAGGTAAGGTAGGGCTTGATCTTTTGCGCCTACCATGTGAATAGCCCATCCGTCTATTATAGTAATTATAACTCTCATCCCCCATCCTTTTGCCCTCTTCTTCATGCCACGGTAATTTTCTTCTTGGAATGAACATGGAGCGTGATTATATTCTCTGGATTGCTCAAAATCATACTCGGTTTAAGAAAA
The window above is part of the Musa acuminata AAA Group cultivar baxijiao chromosome BXJ2-6, Cavendish_Baxijiao_AAA, whole genome shotgun sequence genome. Proteins encoded here:
- the LOC135614961 gene encoding auxin response factor 23-like isoform X2, whose protein sequence is MDSGELGGGLMASSELSVKGSSGGQGQSLSSGCSEMHEGTSVKVGGDAEGSLGFSGGAVCGKEDALYTELWLACAGPLVTIPRVGEKVFYFPQGHIEQVEASTNQGADQQMPVYNLPWKILCRVMNVDLKAEPDTDEVFAQVTLLPVSKLDENTVEKEMLSTPPPRPHVYSFCKTLTASDTSTHGGFSVLRRHADECLPPLDMSRQPPSQELVAKDLHRVEWRFRHIFRGQPRRHLLQSGWSVFVSSKRLVAGDAFIFLRGENGELRVGVRRAMRQQTNVPSSVISSHSMHLGVLATAWHAVNTGTMFTVYYKPRTSPSEFIVPFDQYVESIKSNHSVGMRFKMRFEGEEAPEQRFTGTIVGIGDADPSRWPGSKWKSLKVRWDEPSSIPRPERVSPWKIEPVLTPPLNPLPMPRTKKPRTTSFPCSPDSSVPKREVTAEPSQSYGAPRVLQGPEMMTLRSSYADSNESGATHKPVVWSMNDEEKNDVPTRRRLGSDSRMLIKRHEQTYNGIFSGYCPPDSSGFQTPFFEPTPGDKNILKPHFQVQEAKHNYSPGSWSLIPPNSNFGMSDHNFKTTAQIGEVSYQKAGNCRYGTRGFFSELQSLGSIQNSPNWFTHLLPDSQIENMAQPRVMKPLPLLPSQTDVAKPKANSGYKLFGFHLNSNPVISESVMPRSNSADILMPHSHPEAALPHQQGLEVDKHSESTVTERLVGAAPTNGETEKLIHVSPRTPQDFQNKLQNGSTRSCTKVHKQGIALGRSVDLTKFNGYDELIAELDRMFEFEGALVSPNKSWLVVYTDNEGDMMLVGDDPWKEFCNMVHKIYIYTREEVHRMNPGTLSSRVEESPATSDGRIAGKEPKGPVPAANFENSERCPSIGTAF